Proteins encoded by one window of Sphaerodactylus townsendi isolate TG3544 linkage group LG04, MPM_Stown_v2.3, whole genome shotgun sequence:
- the CRYBG3 gene encoding very large A-kinase anchor protein, with amino-acid sequence MSGGSSRRRAGSSWHSSFSRLFNRRSSKEQEEEGKADPPRQGADSFEVKENESTSVACQRKESNLPDLAKISVSENKNLSTEELSRSSTEELSRSSTREELKKANSLPSLAHEGKTASDGRQPKEGFFQFLGNLFGIASKSLKEAEPSISGDGSSRTGKDFESPAIHQYGTHPESETVAFSVSGNVCGVSAKVEGNTCSDLQDLQEAQEKAAEVSKKTDCELGAPAVTYATYRGSARIKQLLKKQAELEQKKEAPTSTNSSTAKNNQPADLRESESTATEAGLSLKEKSESETKDDKKIAQMDTSLAMIGLKNSAKDVLGSSDREPNNAITSLAEIETMKNCINEVVSVKHASASKTPEVNRNLLVEPILLTKEASSSCQSIDLVRVSLADNRLVEKGEEVLGETQLQPNNDTIVEFQKEMQFGVPSKTETQESIQHELSSYSEVYSFHDEQQLLKHKSPCNIWGNDQFKLKSEDQILYLNNHLCSGQKSSSMTSTSEDSHKHLAKEKEQAPQIISSIAHLPLYEQRHREELNDVGCNQTSAVSEAIDLSASAQFPETIQEMNICSKNSPNNQGATEAVELTQINPNFMISDTETNCATRENVCMPLVESDHVEVAVALPNFTKESNASSSLISVDCENGQNCKPCDFLETEGNIPCIILKTKDGICHYPSCRNDDTLVQMAISLDGSLLPLKHGTSPLEFEKTKHSSTGPPINAEPSPLQTEEVMVNNPAISAEKGDPFVHEMTDHFEKGKSPAAPEIEEIVMISLPPISPSEEVSLPKGSPPSVNLEKNNSPTVLSSTSTCVLASNFLIFEDSACLDDVSTPVPQDQNLLKTSYFLSDDKQESTKKSAGANFDKTCCSVSTCENIQISETSELCRPLISPTAAEFGRADQISYTVQKSSDIPETRVISYTFENVNIGNEISLCSKETETSESCFLGSGSNLGKEILPVSTCEDANTCKLASPTSCFKDISKLCSPDCETIDVLGKIHSFSINSKDRITLSCTPKSGGLLAGSPSETACSAPFVDSVTCDVETVHPVSLVLEKALTVHQEEEIKETPPKQENLCCLVASVSENPVELNDKAITALFTKSSSQFCNEGLKDVETGKQIQIRSQDLSVLFKKADEIVDEVLYLAIEEIQSKQGVDVCQSKDIKSNLLGSSFLKDQKMRKMLSEPKKIQLKNSSLKYFNETCSKRSSGIKKKDTVDTDIQGETMPFDIADKIGITDRIIDDDVNAAKHEVTYSQQEENLSQVPSRTTILVSKTEAPEGLIMDTKLTDKLSETTKEPLLLNQVYPAVVYSITAECKIASSLVSWDIIDDKEVTRGKIVPNKVFARQNTGDKCSDSTASPASVGKDKNNQGVNGSRHMTDAGGKVNDWATGNKSDCSLDAESGETVMTRQQLPSSPSLPENVSLPAINSNVHIYAHLSNKSKGEYRPLDFGNNFGNELSKYSHNCSNLLFFATEESYGSPCEIDGEKGYDRTKKDCTELQNTSSISESSVKSSCPKIESNFVYEEEEITGIIMDDVKEKSPQCVTFSLPKEWDHDSSFTILYEDSLQEDSCSSAEPEHSFPLLPGLSLSNIEHLLMYEAAKGKLNSGQTCEDSNPVSEMPDSTCSESFMTVEAKRCKVYPFSLSPIYEDDSPQEDFQSTDISPGGHFSEKSRETNNPSSSVLSLLQSVSEQLKSSNQYVEEEEELCEENELEDNKEACIPSCWAGIPSAAILGNVHERNLLSRHSYLLSKDKLAVEGASPVTSAQLQKCDLDTKPFSRSVFYDYLQNAGNYTCEKGTRFGSLLITKDHQTKNNDLQKNGDFQVCPIDREKLRCNPRPGKMVICDLKDRENKHEIYHDELDTTAWMFSKEALVRVVRGCWMLYEKPQFHGQNFVLEEGEKLLDGIWNTHTENHQQKFTVGSIRQIVKNCSVPEIELYPQTGKDNSPVCIQNAVANLGELEVKSPTLLVKAGVWLAYSEADYKGEVMVLEENHDLCECSAADVKSLYPLKMGGLKVQMPMNVVMLIYEKPHFEGWCKEFSENIDYVPALFRDADGFQGIGSMCVIGGVWVAYEKERYKGQQYLLEEGEYDDWQSWDGVSKVLLSFRFLQADFMASEVTLFEMDEDNGSQLKIVNQEIPDLDQAGFGPKTRSLNVKSGVWVAYQQKYFCGEQYILEKGKYKCFFDWGGHDESILSIRPIKLEPLEHHAPPHWLKAFSNTHFRGLCMDITTAISDFASFKPCSFKVLRGCWLLCYPGETTMNQCVLEEGLYTDLASCGCPVTAIVSLQPIEYVFAESFISLFGLENCEGREFHLQEAVSSVLNKDLHFLTQSVWVRSGQWIAYEGSNFLGKQFLLEPGKILNWTEFSGWKAIGSLRPVKQPAVYFRIKNRSQDKYLTVAGNLIDARATSVCLSPLNGKDSQIWLYRNGLIKSKVNDACLDVIGGRDVPGAKVALWVEHGKARQKWTLNQDGAISSYLSDQLVLDIKGGYYYDRNHIVVNQLNVNECTQKWDFDIL; translated from the exons AAAAACAGACTGTGAGCTGGGCGCACCTGCAGTTACTTATGCAACTTATCGAGGCTCAGCAAGAATTAAGCAGTTGCTTAAGAAGCAAGCTGAACTGGAGCAAAAAAAGGAAGCTCCAACCAGCACTAATAGTTCTACTGCCAAAAACAATCAGCCTGCAGACCTTCGAGAATCAGAAAGTACTGCAACAGAAGCAGGattgtctttaaaagaaaaatcagaatcTGAGACAAAAGATGACAAAAAGATTGCACAGATGGATACCTCGTTGGCAATGATAGGCCTGAAAAACAGTGCCAAGGATGTCTTGGGTAGCAGTGACAGAGAACCAAATAATGCAATTACTTCATTGGCAGAAATCGAAACCATGAAAAATTGCATCAATGAAGTAGTTTCTGTGAAACATGCTTCAGCTTCCAAGACTCCAGAAGTTAATAGAAATCTTCTGGTAGAGCCAATATTGTTGACAAAGGAAGCAAGTTCTAGTTGCCAGAGTATAGATCTTGTTAGAGTGAGTTTGGCAGATAACAGATTGGTTGAAAAGGGAGAAGAGGTGTTAGGAGAAACACAGCTTCAGCCAAACAATGACACCATTGTtgaatttcaaaaagaaatgcAATTTGGTGTTCCTTCTAAAACAGAAACACAGGAGTCAATTCAGCATGAACTTTCATCTTACTCTGAAGTATACTCTTTTCATGATGAACAACAGTTGCTAAAACACAAAAGTCCCTGTAATATTTGGGGTAATGATCAGTTCAAACTAAAATCTGAGGATCAGATATTGTATTTAAATAATCATTTGTGTAGTGGGCAGAAAAGTAGTAGTATGACAAGTACAAGTGAAGATTCACACAAACATTTGGCTAAAGAGAAAGAACAAGCCCCACAAATTATTTCATCAATTGCACACTTGCCTCTCTATGAACAAAGACATAGAGAAGAATTGAATGATGTGGGATGCAACCAAACTAGTGCAGTATCAGAAGCTATTGATCTGTCTGCTTCAGCCCAGTTCCCAGAAACGATTCAAGAGATGAACATATGCAGCAAGAATAGTCCAAACAACCAAGGAGCCACAGAGGCCGTGGAACTTACACAAATCAATCCTAACTTCATGATTTCTGATACTGAAACTAACTGTGCTACCAGGGAGAATGTTTGTATGCCCTTGGTTGAAAGTGACCATGTTGAAGTGGCAGTGGCACTGCCCAACTTTACTAAGGAGAGCAATGCCAGCTCTTCTCTGATATCAGTAGACTGTGAAAATGGGCAAAACTGTAAGCCATGTGATTTCTTAGAAACTGAAGGTAACATCCCCTGTATAATCCTTAAAACCAAAGATGGGATCTGCCATTATCCTAGCTGCAGAAATGATGACACTCTGGTACAAATGGCAATCAGTTTAGATGggtctcttcttcctcttaaacATGGAACCAGTCCCCTTGAATTTGAAAAGACAAAGCATAGCAGCACAGGACCTCCTATCAATGCTGAGCCTTCACCTCTTCAAACTGAAGAAGTTATGGTTAATAACCCAGCTATATCTGCAGAAAAAGGTGATCCATTTGTCCATGAAATGACAGATCATTTTGAaaaagggaagtctcctgctgctcctgaaattGAGGAGATTGTTATGATCAGTCTGCCTCCCATCTCTCCTTCTGAAGAGGTCTCCTTGCCCAAGGGCTCCCCTCCTTCTGTGAATCTAGAAAAGAACAATTCTCCTACCGTTCTTTCTTCTACTTCGACATGTGTCTTGGCCAGTAATTTTTTAATCTTTGAAGATAGCGCCTGTTTGGATGATGTGTCTACACCTGTGCCTCAAGATCAGAATCTATTGAAAACTTCATATTTCTTGTCTGATGATAAACAGGAAAGCACTAAAAAATCTGCAGGGGCTAATTTTGACAAAACATGTTGTTCTGTCTCTACGTGTGAAAATATCCAAATTAGTGAAACTTCAGAGCTCTGCAGACCTTTGATCTCTCCTACTGCTGCTGAATTTGGGAGAGCAGATCAAATTTCATATACGGTCCAGAAATCTTCAGACATTCCAGAAACTAGGGTTATCTCTTACACTTTTGAAAATGTTAACATTGGGAATGAGATTTCGCTCTGCTCTAAAGAAACAGAGACATCTGAATCATGTTTTTTGGGCTCTGGATCCAATCTAGGAAAAGAGATCCTTCCTGTTTCAACATGTGAAGATGCTAATACTTGCAAGCTTGCTTCTCCTACTTCCTGTTTTAAAGATATCTCAAAACTGTGTTCTCCTGACTGTGAAACAATTGATGTATTAGGCAAAATTCATTCTTTTTCTATTAATTCCAAAGATAGGATCACACTTTCATGTACTCCTAAATCTGGTGGTCTGCTAGCTGGATCACCATCTGAAACTGCTTGCTCAGCCCCATTTGTGGACTCAGTTACCTGTGATGTAGAAACTGTACATCCTGTATCATTGGTATTAGAAAAGGCATTGACAGTACATCAAGAGGAAGAGATTAAGGAAACTCCTCCTAAGCAAGAAAATCTTTGTTGCCTTGTTGCTTCTGTTTCAGAAAACCCTGTTGAACTGAATGATAAAGCAATTACTGCTTTGTTTACAAAATCAAGCAGCCAGTTTTGTAACGAAGGACTGAAAGATgttgaaacaggaaaacaaatacaaattagATCCCAAGACTTGagtgttttgtttaaaaaggcTGATGAAATAGTTGATGAAGTTCTGTATTTAGCGATTGAAGAAATACAATCAAAGCAAGGAGTGGATGTCTGCCAGAGTAAGGATATTAAGTCCAATTTATTGGGATCCAGCTTTCTAAAAGAtcagaaaatgagaaaaatgttgtcagaaccaaaaaaaatccagttaaagAATTcgtcattaaaatattttaatgagacTTGTAGCAAAAGGTCTTCTggaattaaaaagaaagatacaGTTGACACAGACATTCAAGGTGAAACTATGCCATTTGATATTGCTGATAAAATTGGTATTACTGACAGAATCATTGATGATGATGTTAATGCAGCTAAACATGAAGTGACATACAGTCAGCAGGAAGAAAATCTGAGCCAGGTCCCTTCCAGAACTACCATACTTGTGTCTAAGACTGAAGCACCAGAAGGGCTGATTATGGATACTAAGTTAACAGATAAACTTTCTGAAACAACTAAAGAACCCTTGCTTTTAAACCAGGTATATCCAGCCGTAGTATACAGCATAACTGCTGAGTGCAAAATAGCAAGCTCTTTGGTTTCTTGGGACATAATTGATGACAAAGAAGTAACAAGAGGAAAAATTGTACCAAATAAAGTATTTGCACGCCAAAACACTGGAGACAAATGTAGTGATTCCACAGCCAGCCCTGCATCAGTAGGTAAAGACAAAAACAATCAGGGTGTCAATGGCAGCAGGCACATGACAGATGCTGGTGGCAAAGTGAATGACTGGGCTACTGGCAATAAATCTGATTGTTCCTTAGATGCAGAAAGTGGAGAGACAGTTATGACAAGACAACAATTGCCATCAAGTCCATCTCTGCCAGAGAACGTGTCACTGCCAGCTATCAACTCAAATGTTCATATATATGCCCATCTTTCTAATAAATCCAAAGGGGAATATAGGCCTTTAGATTTTGGAAATAACTTTGGAAATGAGTTGTCCAAATATAGTCACAACTGCAGCAACCTCCTCTTCTTTGCAACAGAGGAATCATATGGAAGCCCTTGTGAAATAGACGGTGAAAAGGGTTATGACAGAACAAAGAAAGATTGCACAGAGTTGCAGAATACAAGCAGTATATCTGAATCATCTGTAAAGAGCAGTTGTCCAAAGATTGAATCAAATTTtgtctatgaagaagaagaaataactgGGATTATTATGGATGATGTCAAAGAGAAATCCCCGCAGTGTGTTACCTTTTCTTTACCAAAAGAATGGGACCATGATTCTTCCTTCACTATTTTGTATGAAGATTCCCTTCAAGAGGACAGCTGTTCATCTGCAGAACCAGAGCACTCCTTTCCGTTACTTCCTGGCCTTTCCCTGAGTAATATTGAGCATCTTCTGATGTATGAAGCAGCAAAGGGAAAGCTTAACTCTGGACAAACCTGTGAAGATAGCAACCCAGTAAGTGAGATGCCAGACAGTACTTGTTCAGAATCATTCATGACAGTGGAGGCAAAACGGTGTAAAGTGTatccattctctctttctcccatatATGAAGATGACAGTCCACAAGAAGACTTCCAGTCCACAGACATCTCTCCAGGAGGACATTTTAGTGAAAAATCAAGAGAAACCAATAATCCATCCTCGTCTGTCTTATCACTTCTGCAGTCAGTATCTGAACAGTTAAAGTCTAGTAACCAGTatgttgaagaggaagaggaacttTGTGAAGAAAATGAACTAGAGGATAACAAAGAAGCATGTATTCCAAGTTGCTGGGCAGGCATCCCAAGTGCAGCAATCCTAGGAAATGTTCATGAAAGAAATTTGCTTTCTAGGCACTCATATCTTCTCTCTAAGGATAAACTTGCTGTAGAAGGGGCCTCGCCTGTCACCTCAGCTCAACTGCAAAAATGTGACCTTGACACTAAGCCTTTTTCCAGGAGCGTGTTTTATGATTATTTACAGAATGCAGGCAATTACACATGTGAGAAGGGAACAAGATTTGGAAGTTTGCTAATAACAAAGGATCATCAGACCAAGAACAACGATTTGCAAAAAAATGGAGATTTTCAAGTG TGTCccattgacagagagaaacttagGTGCAATCCAAGACCAGGAAAA atGGTTATTTGTGACCTTAAAGACCGCGAAAATAAGCATGAAATTTACCATGATGAACTAGATACTACAGCCTGGATGTTTTCAAAAGAAGCATTGGTCAGAGTTGTTAGAGGATG CTGGATGTTGTATGAAAAACCACAATTTCATGGTCAGAACTTTGTTCTGGAAGAAGGAGAGAAGTTACTGGATGGTATCTGGAATACTCACACTGAGAATCATCAACAAAAATTCACAGTTGGTTCAATCAGACAAATAGTAAAG AATTGTAGTGTTCCTGAGATTGAGCTCTATCCACAAACTGGCAAAGATAATTCTCCAGTCTGTATTCAAAATGCAGTTGCTAATTTAGGAGAACTGGAAGTCAAAAGTCCTACTCTTCTTGTGAAAGCAGGAGT ATGGCTTGCCTATTCAGAAGCAGATTACAAAGGAGAGGTGATGGTTTTGGAAGAAAATCATGATCTATGTGAATGTTCAGCAGCTGATGTAAAATCTCTTTATCCATTGAAAATG GGTGGCCTAAAAGTACAGATGCCTATGAATGTTGTG ATGTTGATTTATGAGAAACCACACTTTGAAGGATGGTGTAAAGAGTTTTCTGAAAATATTGATTACGTTCCAGCACTATTCAGAGATGCTGATGGTTTCCAAGGAATTGGATCAATGTGTGTCATTGGAGGAGT ATGGGTTGCTTATGAGAAAGAACGCTATAAGGGCCAGCAGTACCTGTTAGAGGAGGGAGAATATGATGATTGGCAGTCTTGGGATGGAGTTAGCAAAGTCCTCCTATCTTTTCGATTTCTTCAAGCA GACTTTATGGCATCAGAAGTCACACTTTTTGAAATGGATGAGGACAATGGAAGTCAGTTGAAGATAGTAAATCAAGAAATACCTGACTTGGATCAGGCTGGGTTTGGTCCCAAGACAAGGTCACTTAATGTCAAGAGTGGAGT ATGGGTTGCTTATCAGCAGAAGTACTTTTGTGGAGAGCAGTATATAttggagaaaggaaaatataaatGTTTCTTTGACTGGGGAGGACATGATGAGAGTATCCTGTCAATCCGTCCTATTAAATTG GAACCTCTGGAACACCATGCACCCCCTCACTGG CTTAAAGCTTTCAGTAACACACATTTCCGAGGACTGTGTATGGATATTACAACAGCAATTTCTGATTTTGCATCATTCAAACCATGTTCTTTTAAAGTTCTGCGGGGATG TTGGCTGCTGTGTTACCCAGGGGAAACAACCATGAACCAGTGTGTGCTAGAAGAAGGCCTTTATACAGACCTTGCTTCCTGTGGTTGTCCAGTGACTGCAATTGTGTCCCTCCAACCTATTGAATAT gtttttgctgaatctttcatCAGCCTTTTTGGTTTAGAGAATTGTGAAGGCAGAGAGTTTCATTTGCAAGAAGCTGTCAGTTCTGTCCTGAATAAGGATCTTCACTTTCTTACTCAATCCGTGTGGGTGAGAAGTGGGCA GTGGATTGCATATGAAGGAAGCAACTTCTTAGGGAAGCAATTTCTTCTTGAACCTGGCAAAATTTTAAACTGGACCGAGTTTAGTGGTTGGAAAGCCATTGGCTCTCTTCGTCCTGTAAAGCAG CCAGCCGTATACTTTAGAATAAAGAACAGATCCCAAGATAAATATCTGACCGTTGCTGGGAATCTAATAGATGCAAGAGCTACATCAGTTTGTCTTTCCCCATTAAATGGCAAGGATTCTCAGATCTGGCTCTACAGAAATGGACTCATCAAATCCAAG GTTAACGATGCTTGTCTTGATGTCATTGGAGGCAGAGATGTACCAGGAGCTAAAGTAGCACTGTGGGTGGAACATGGAAAAGCAAGACAAAAATGGACACTCAACCAAGATGGAGCCATCAGCTCATACCTCAGTGACCAGCTTGTTCTGGATATCAAAG gAGGATACTACTACGACAGAAACCACATTGTTGTAAATCAGCTCAATGTCAATGAATGTACACAGAAATGGGACTTTGACATATTATGA